In Betta splendens chromosome 19, fBetSpl5.4, whole genome shotgun sequence, the following proteins share a genomic window:
- the sub1b gene encoding SUB1 regulator of transcription b codes for MPKSKEVLSSTSGSDSDSEVETKAKRKKPSAPEKPAKKPKSGESSKPGDSSKGGGSSSSDDNMFQIGKMRYVSVRDFKGKVLIDIREYWMNQDGEMKPGKKGISLNPEQWNQLKDQISEIDDAIKRI; via the exons ATGCCCAAATCAAAGGAAGTGTTGTCCTCCACGTCTGGAAGCGACTCAGACAGTGAAGTCGAGACCAAG GCAAAGAGAAAGAAGCCAAGTGCTCCAGAGAAACCTGCCAAGAAGCCAAAGAGCGGAGAGAGTTCCAAGCCGGGCGACTCGTCCAaaggcggcggcagcagcagcagcgacgacAACATGTTCCAG ATCGGAAAGATGAGGTACGTCAGCGTGAGGGACTTCAAGGGTAAAGTCCTGATTGACATCAGAGAGTACTGGATGAACCAAGATGGGGAGATGAAGCCAGGGAAAAAAG GCATCTCCCTGAATCCGGAGCAGTGGAACCAACTGAAGGACCAGATTTCAGAAATCGATGACGCCATTAAGAGAATATAA
- the LOC114845400 gene encoding ubiquinol-cytochrome-c reductase complex assembly factor 3, which produces MSGLRSALGSAAIAVLGLGFGLWFAMVPAEHRRKDLKTLPGSHTVKTEALMVQMLKDAAESKDNLARDLKGPFK; this is translated from the exons ATGAGCGGCCTCCGGTCCGCCCTCGGCTCCGCTGCTATAGCGGTGCTGGGGCTCGGCTTCGGGCTGTGGTTCGCCATGGTTCCAGCAGAACACAGGAGGAAGGATCTCAAG ACTTTACCTGGATCACACACAGTGAAGACGGAGGCTCTGATGGTGCAGATGCTTAAGGATGCTGCAGAAAGCAAAGACAACCTGGCAAGAGACCTGAAAGGCCCCTTCAAGTAA